GTTTTTGCGTTCTTTCTTTCCATCGGAATCTTTTCCTGGGAAATATTCGGTTCCACTCAAAGTAAAAGTTTGGCACTTTTGGCAGACGCAGGCCATGTGATCTCGGATTCATTTGCCTTTTTACTGAGTATATTTGCGGTTCTTGTTTCTGACAAAAAACCAAATGCAAAAATGAACTTTGGATTCTTCAGGGTAGAAGTATTTGCCGCATTTTTGAATTCCATTCTAATCTCGGCAATTTCGATTTTTATTATATACGAAGCTGTCCAGAGATTCCGTCACCATCAAGAAATTGAAACCCAATCTATGTTGGTTTTCAGTTTAGGGACAATCGGTCTCAATCTGATTTCGGTCTGGCTTTTAAAAAGAATTTCTGCAGATAATATCAATTTGCGGACTGCTTATCTTCATGTTCTGAATGATCTATTTGGTACAATTGCAGTTTTAGTAGGTGCGATTTTAATCCGTCTTTTTGCCTGGACCTGGATCGATCCATTACTCAGTTTGGTTCTTTCTA
This genomic window from Leptospira neocaledonica contains:
- a CDS encoding cation diffusion facilitator family transporter encodes the protein MEKDSHSSSNFEPFARQAILRPKRKDALRSLVFAFFLSIGIFSWEIFGSTQSKSLALLADAGHVISDSFAFLLSIFAVLVSDKKPNAKMNFGFFRVEVFAAFLNSILISAISIFIIYEAVQRFRHHQEIETQSMLVFSLGTIGLNLISVWLLKRISADNINLRTAYLHVLNDLFGTIAVLVGAILIRLFAWTWIDPLLSLVLSIFILRAAAIILKESLLILLESSPTFDEWDHLKKDLLHIKGVDSLLSAHTWTLTKGIHACAFRVQITQGSDHKKILKEAYELLRGEWKFEQIYLQLEDPSTTHTIDGIIAKTLHDIDSEEWGHHHHTHDHPAHHHSH